The following are encoded together in the Nitrospirae bacterium YQR-1 genome:
- a CDS encoding cobalamin-dependent protein (Presence of a B(12) (cobalamin)-binding domain implies dependence on cobalamin itself, in one of its several forms, or in some unusual lineages, dependence on a cobalamin-like analog.), which translates to MSDFGGNPVLDFHGALLLQLLHCVNIDLAGVGRVMGKKCKITFVYPDVPSLGVAYLMGVCGQAGHDAELVYYEAMDSSVYRALPSIPYEKVADDVLKTNPDIVAFSCVTKNYQFQLECARVLKQKKPELPTIFGGVHITAVPEIVLKKDVVDCIAIGEGEKSLPLFLSECMSGGTFTLPGTAVRGIVYKKDGAVVGGYEQGEKNE; encoded by the coding sequence ATGTCGGATTTCGGGGGCAACCCTGTGCTTGATTTTCACGGAGCGTTATTGCTACAATTGCTGCACTGTGTAAATATTGATTTAGCCGGTGTCGGGAGAGTGATGGGAAAAAAGTGTAAAATAACCTTTGTTTATCCGGATGTGCCAAGCCTGGGGGTAGCGTATTTAATGGGAGTTTGCGGGCAGGCAGGGCATGACGCCGAGCTGGTATATTATGAGGCTATGGACAGCAGCGTCTATAGAGCCCTGCCAAGCATTCCTTATGAAAAAGTTGCCGATGACGTGTTAAAGACTAATCCAGATATAGTTGCCTTTTCGTGTGTTACCAAAAATTATCAGTTTCAGCTTGAATGTGCAAGGGTGTTAAAACAAAAAAAACCGGAGCTGCCAACTATCTTTGGCGGTGTGCATATAACGGCGGTGCCTGAAATTGTGCTGAAAAAGGACGTCGTTGATTGTATTGCTATTGGGGAGGGTGAGAAGTCCTTACCGTTGTTTTTGTCTGAGTGCATGTCAGGTGGCACATTTACCCTGCCCGGCACTGCCGTGCGCGGAATTGTGTACAAAAAAGACGGTGCTGTTGTCGGCGGTTATGAGCAGGGAGAGAAAAACGAGTAA